The stretch of DNA TCTCGTGAGTTTCTGCTGGGGCCGGATGTTCCCTTTGGTCCACTCACCGGAACGTCCGAAATAGGCGCTCAACTGCACGCGATTTCCGATACTCGCTACTATGACTCGATTATGCCACCACAGCCTCTCGACGGGTGCTGGAAACTTGCAGGTGAATACGGTATTCCGGACAGAGGGGTTATCTGGCAGGCAAATCCGCACGAGGAACAAACGCAGACATACGTGCTGCTGAATGAGCCGAAGAACGAAAGATGTCTCTCGTCGGGAGTGTATCGGTTTGAAGGAACATGGGGTGAGAGGTATTCCACAGGTAGGGATGATTACTTTTCATGGGAATTTGAGGTCAGTCTCGACAGGAGGGATGGTAGATGAGCCACGATACAGATAATTCAATTTCTTACTCAATTGGTTTTGAGTAAGCCTATCTGGCGTTCCAAAATCACCAAAAATTTTCATGCCTACTAACGCTCCCCTGAACGAGTATTTTCGCCCAATGTCACAACCGTTCTCGTTGCGGGGCTTCCCGCTGGTAAACAGACAGATTGTGAGAACGGAAGAGGAGTCAGTATCGTATTACATCGCTTGAGCGCTTCGTCGAGAAATCACTATTTGAGCGATACCAAACACAACAATCCCTATGAATGTGAGTGCGATACCACCAAACAATTCCATAAGGCCGGGTTCCTCACATGCTCCCCCAGCTGTTTCGCCCTGTGGGAGGTCGGAACACGGAGGGGCTGAATAATCTTCATACAAACCCCACCCTCCAAGGAGGAGACCAATGAGCATGACGGATATACCCATCAATCGAATGTAATGTTGTTTGGAAGGCATGATTGTGTATCTCGACAACTCCACATAGATTTTCTGTTTGAGCTACATTAACTACCCCTTTTTTGAACAGTGACATACGCTTATGCTAGTCGGAGTTGACTACAGATTATCGCAGGACTGTGGCCCAATCGATTCGGTACGTGACGAACTCAATCGCCTAATCCCAGTTCAGTATTTAACTGACGGACTCCCGTCTATTGGATACAATTCCTCACGAAGTGAAGCGGGCCGGGCGCGATTTGAACACGCGACCGTCTGATTAAGAGTCAGACGCTCTGCCTAACTGAGCTACCGGCCCACGCAAATTCACCTAACGGCGGTTGATTAATATAGGTTGTGTTTCGGCAAGCGGCCGTCACGTCGTCGCATGACACCGATTTCGAATTCATCGCCGACAGAGAGATTTGCGTTGGTGTGGAAGTCACGATACGTGACGAACGGTGGGAAGAAGCAAGCCAAATGAGGGACAGAAGGTGGGCAATATAAGTATCGTCCGCGGGATAGTCCGATTACGATGAGTACAGGCATCACGATGGCTTCGATGTCGTCCTACGCGATCCTTGGCTGCGGGAGCGTCGGACACGCCGTCGCAGAGGAGTTGGTTGATGAGGGAAAGGATGTTCTCATCTTAGACCAAGACCCCGGACGCGTCGAGGCCCTGCGTGACCAGGATTTGAACGCGAAAACCGCAGACATCCGTGAAGAAGATGTCATCGCAGACTTAGACGAGACGGACGTTATCTTGATTCTCTCTTCAGATGTGGCCGCAAACCGCGAGGCAGTCGAGAACATCCGCGAGCGCGGCGGTGAGCAGTTCATCGTCGTCCGCGCCTCGGACCCCGTTTCGGCCGACGAACTCACCAAAGCCGGTGCGGACGTGGTCATCAACCCGTCTTCTGTCATTGCGGATTCCGCGCTGCGCGCACTCGAAAGCGGCGAACTCGAATACAAAGCCGAACAGCTCGCAGAGGTCATCGACGACACGGAGTCGAAGATGGCGATTATCACTCACGACAACCCCGGCCCCGACTCCATCGCGAGCGCGGTTGCCCTCCAGGCGATTGCGAGCGCCCGCGGCGTCGAATCCGACATCCTCTACGACGGCGAGATTGGCCACCAAGAGAATCGCGCCTTCGTCAACCTCCTCGGCATCGACCTCGTGTCCCGCGACGGCGTCGACTTCGATGACTACGACACTATCGCGCTCGTAGACCACGCGAAAGCCGCGGAGAATGCGGTGGCGGTCGAGGCGGACATCTTCATCGACCATTTCGAACCCGACCCGGACTACGACGCCACGTTCATGGACGTGCGCCCGAACGTCTCTTCGACCTCGACGATTCTCACTAAATACGTCCAAGAGTTCGATTTAACGCTCGGCAAGGAAGTCGCCACTGCACTGCTCTACGGCATTCGTGCAGAGACGCTCGATTTCAAA from Haladaptatus sp. ZSTT2 encodes:
- a CDS encoding DHH family phosphoesterase, translating into MSTGITMASMSSYAILGCGSVGHAVAEELVDEGKDVLILDQDPGRVEALRDQDLNAKTADIREEDVIADLDETDVILILSSDVAANREAVENIRERGGEQFIVVRASDPVSADELTKAGADVVINPSSVIADSALRALESGELEYKAEQLAEVIDDTESKMAIITHDNPGPDSIASAVALQAIASARGVESDILYDGEIGHQENRAFVNLLGIDLVSRDGVDFDDYDTIALVDHAKAAENAVAVEADIFIDHFEPDPDYDATFMDVRPNVSSTSTILTKYVQEFDLTLGKEVATALLYGIRAETLDFKRDTTPADLTAAAYLYPFADHDTLEQVESPSMSPETLDVLAEAIRNRDVKGSHLVSNAGFIRDRDALTQAAQHLLNLEGITTTAVFALDDDTIYLAARSKDIRLNIRNVLQDAFGELGEATGHSTDANVSIPLGIFTGIETTESNRDTLLQLVEEAVRRKLFQAMGVEGSSSSESGNGN